From a region of the Salinispira pacifica genome:
- the uvrC gene encoding excinuclease ABC subunit UvrC has protein sequence MNIDELKDSISDFPLSPGVYLMKDDQGAIIYVGKAKKLRNRVRSYFASGKDVKTAALVGKIRNIDFIVTENEYEALILENNLIKEHNPRYNINLKDGKTYPVIRITAHKYPRIFRTRRIIRDGSDYFGPYADVKAIDTYLNLVDNLYPLRKCRGVLKKREHPCLYYHINKCPGPCAGLISRKDYNKRVEKVKNLLSEPPEKIRGELEKKMLEASSRLKFEQAAEYRDNLQALESVGSGQMVSDFDPESRDYLAFHEHEGLLSFVVFQMRNGRLVGTDIFRNRNFNAAAGDEANNLEQFVMRYYEEMRSPPGKLFISRINFDTAALERFFIEERDSRVEILSPENTRDASLLNMAEENARQDSFKRAREIGDEEGIAELKKLFRLPGLPRRIEGFDIAQLQGKYTVAAMVSFKNGVPDKKEYRYFNIKSLKGKIDDYESMREAMARRYSRLQNEGKPMPDLILIDGGKGQLNAACEILESLGLRGQPILSIAKREEEIFIPGHSQGVVLPQGTPGLRVLQAVRDESHRFGTSLNQKQRNRDLELDAKKIPGFGPKRSSQLIVEFTTYEDAYRAGSAEISRRTGIPEAVAEAFMEYFADTREDAASPDQGKR, from the coding sequence TTGAATATAGATGAACTGAAGGACAGTATTTCAGATTTTCCTCTGAGTCCCGGAGTATATCTCATGAAAGATGATCAGGGGGCGATTATCTACGTGGGAAAAGCAAAAAAGCTGAGAAATCGGGTGCGCTCCTATTTTGCATCGGGCAAAGATGTAAAAACCGCCGCGTTGGTGGGAAAAATCAGGAATATCGACTTTATTGTCACCGAAAATGAATATGAAGCTCTGATTCTTGAAAATAACCTGATTAAAGAACATAACCCCAGATACAATATCAATCTGAAGGATGGCAAAACCTATCCGGTTATCAGAATCACCGCCCACAAATACCCCAGAATTTTCAGAACCCGGCGGATCATCAGGGACGGCTCGGACTACTTCGGTCCATATGCTGATGTGAAGGCTATCGATACCTACCTGAATCTGGTGGACAACCTTTATCCCCTGAGAAAATGCAGGGGGGTACTGAAGAAGCGTGAGCATCCCTGCCTTTACTATCATATTAATAAGTGCCCCGGTCCCTGTGCAGGATTAATTTCCCGGAAGGATTACAACAAACGGGTGGAAAAGGTGAAAAACCTCCTGAGCGAACCGCCGGAGAAAATCCGGGGCGAACTGGAAAAGAAAATGCTGGAAGCGTCTTCCCGGCTGAAATTTGAACAGGCGGCCGAGTACCGGGATAATCTTCAGGCTCTGGAATCCGTGGGAAGCGGTCAGATGGTAAGCGATTTTGACCCCGAAAGCAGGGACTACCTTGCCTTCCACGAACATGAAGGGCTGCTTTCCTTTGTGGTGTTTCAGATGCGAAACGGAAGACTTGTGGGCACAGACATCTTCCGGAACAGAAATTTCAACGCCGCCGCCGGCGATGAGGCCAATAATCTTGAACAGTTTGTCATGCGGTATTACGAAGAGATGAGATCCCCCCCGGGAAAACTGTTCATCAGCCGCATAAACTTCGATACGGCCGCACTTGAACGCTTTTTTATTGAAGAGCGGGATTCCCGGGTGGAGATTCTCAGTCCCGAAAACACCAGGGATGCCAGCCTTCTGAATATGGCCGAAGAAAACGCCCGGCAGGACAGCTTTAAGCGGGCCCGTGAAATCGGGGACGAAGAGGGCATAGCAGAACTGAAAAAACTGTTCCGGCTTCCGGGGCTTCCCCGGCGCATAGAAGGTTTTGACATTGCCCAGCTCCAGGGTAAATACACCGTTGCCGCAATGGTGAGCTTCAAAAACGGCGTTCCTGATAAAAAAGAGTACCGCTACTTCAATATCAAAAGCCTGAAAGGCAAGATCGACGACTATGAGTCAATGCGGGAAGCCATGGCCCGGCGCTACAGCAGGCTGCAAAATGAAGGGAAACCAATGCCCGATTTAATACTCATCGATGGAGGAAAAGGCCAGCTGAATGCAGCCTGCGAAATTCTTGAATCGCTGGGACTCAGAGGCCAGCCGATACTGAGCATAGCCAAGCGTGAGGAAGAGATTTTTATCCCCGGACATTCTCAGGGAGTGGTGCTTCCACAGGGGACCCCCGGACTTCGGGTTCTCCAGGCGGTGCGGGATGAATCCCACCGATTCGGCACCAGCCTGAATCAGAAACAGCGCAACCGGGATCTGGAACTGGATGCCAAAAAGATTCCGGGATTCGGTCCCAAACGGAGCAGTCAGCTGATAGTTGAATTCACAACCTATGAAGATGCTTACCGGGCGGGAAGTGCGGAGATTTCCCGGCGGACCGGGATCCCGGAGGCCGTCGCCGAAGCTTTCATGGAGTATTTTGCAGATACCCGGGAGGATGCAGCGTCTCCGGATCAGGGGAAACGCTGA
- the holA gene encoding DNA polymerase III subunit delta, with protein sequence MHPCYMYYGPEHGKRQGLVNNLKSALVKNYGDALDVHKYYAGEDTPEQIISDLDNGALFASHTLALIHNAESLSRKSDIQHFEKFLKSQNPDVTLVFVSEQSRLDSKLVKLAAAEAREICWELFDNQKEGWVIQYLRKQNAGIEDDALELFLSLVGTNTQEMQQELDKILLLFDSGEKPVISADVVESYIFHAKEESVYTLFDAYAARDFSRALEILSKLRGAKSHEETSILIRFSYLVRNLAGLQAISSERRLEPADFTGRRILGKRNQNLYRNLLSRLDEATVLSHIRSCNEFEMALREQKSNLHHHLIQLWLYSLFHPVKNFFRSPRAKGMFGVDHQRFP encoded by the coding sequence ATGCATCCCTGTTACATGTACTATGGACCCGAACACGGCAAACGCCAGGGACTGGTCAATAACCTGAAATCTGCCCTGGTGAAGAATTACGGAGACGCTCTGGATGTGCATAAATACTATGCCGGAGAAGATACCCCGGAGCAGATTATTTCTGATCTGGATAATGGAGCCCTCTTTGCCAGTCATACCCTTGCACTGATCCATAATGCCGAAAGTCTCAGCAGAAAGTCGGATATTCAGCATTTCGAGAAATTCCTCAAGAGTCAAAATCCCGATGTGACCCTGGTCTTTGTATCCGAGCAAAGCAGGCTGGATTCAAAGCTGGTGAAACTGGCGGCGGCCGAAGCCCGGGAAATATGCTGGGAGCTGTTCGACAATCAGAAAGAGGGCTGGGTAATCCAGTATCTGCGAAAGCAGAATGCCGGCATTGAAGATGATGCCCTGGAGCTCTTCCTCTCCCTTGTGGGCACCAACACCCAGGAAATGCAGCAGGAGCTGGACAAAATTCTCCTCCTCTTTGATTCAGGAGAGAAACCGGTAATCAGCGCTGATGTGGTGGAATCGTACATTTTTCATGCCAAGGAAGAGTCGGTGTACACACTGTTCGATGCCTACGCCGCCAGGGATTTCTCCCGGGCTCTGGAGATCCTGTCAAAACTCAGGGGAGCCAAGTCCCATGAGGAAACCTCAATCCTTATCCGTTTCAGTTATCTGGTCAGAAATCTCGCCGGTTTGCAGGCAATCAGCAGTGAGAGGAGACTTGAACCCGCTGATTTTACCGGGAGACGGATTTTAGGAAAGCGGAATCAGAATCTGTACAGAAACCTCCTCTCCCGCCTGGACGAGGCCACAGTTCTCTCCCATATCAGATCCTGCAATGAATTTGAGATGGCTCTTCGGGAACAAAAAAGCAACCTGCACCATCATTTAATTCAGTTATGGCTCTATAGTCTGTTCCATCCGGTAAAGAACTTCTTCCGGTCTCCCCGGGCAAAGGGCATGTTCGGCGTTGATCATCAGCGTTTCCCCTGA